A region from the Cryptosporangium arvum DSM 44712 genome encodes:
- a CDS encoding glycosyltransferase produces the protein MGSARRPILFVSYPEAGLINPLFVLAEELSRRGVDDLWFATDDIRADDVAALKVETPVEFASLGDVVPELSAQTWDDETYRKVTQGSRFGAHRAVVEKTFVPRLRVEKYRRLEEIVRRVRPALIVVESLCQFGREVAITHGIPFVVSTPFLPSTLLAPHIPFVKGHASRGFPVPHSGLPFVMTPKQRAVNLLFKFRNAAMGVSPAIRARVAEDAAVRKELGIADGTSDIIARAEMVLCYSIPELDYPLRIPEKMKMVGTVVPPLPQTSGDDDLSAWLDAHPSIVYLAFGTITRFTPDEVHAMVEVAHRLDGRHHLLWRLPPEQREWLPEELPPNLRVESWLPSQLDVLAHPNVRLFFTHAGSNGFHEGVYFGKPQVARPLWVDCYDEAIRGQDLGISLTLDHPDRVDPDDVVDKLTRVLDDLGFRDRAQRLGARLHAAGGRATAADLLQALPQLSTR, from the coding sequence ATGGGCTCAGCCCGGCGACCGATCCTGTTCGTCAGCTATCCCGAGGCCGGCTTGATCAATCCGCTGTTCGTGCTGGCGGAGGAACTCTCCCGGCGCGGCGTGGACGATCTGTGGTTCGCCACCGACGACATCCGCGCCGACGACGTCGCCGCGCTGAAGGTGGAGACACCGGTCGAGTTCGCGTCGTTGGGCGACGTCGTCCCCGAGCTGTCGGCGCAGACGTGGGACGACGAGACCTACCGCAAGGTGACCCAGGGCTCCCGGTTCGGCGCGCACCGCGCTGTCGTCGAGAAGACGTTCGTCCCGCGGCTGCGCGTCGAGAAGTACCGGCGGCTGGAAGAGATCGTGCGGCGGGTGCGGCCCGCGCTGATCGTCGTCGAGAGCCTGTGTCAGTTCGGCCGCGAGGTCGCGATCACGCATGGCATCCCGTTTGTCGTGAGCACCCCGTTCCTGCCCAGCACGCTGCTCGCGCCGCACATCCCGTTCGTGAAGGGGCACGCGTCGCGGGGCTTTCCGGTGCCGCACTCGGGCCTGCCGTTCGTGATGACGCCGAAGCAGAGGGCCGTGAACCTGCTCTTCAAGTTCCGCAACGCCGCGATGGGTGTGTCGCCGGCGATCCGCGCGCGGGTCGCCGAGGACGCCGCGGTGCGCAAGGAGCTCGGAATCGCCGACGGCACCAGCGACATCATCGCTCGCGCGGAGATGGTGCTGTGCTACTCGATCCCGGAGCTGGACTATCCGCTGCGGATCCCGGAGAAGATGAAGATGGTCGGTACGGTCGTGCCGCCGCTCCCCCAGACCTCCGGCGACGACGACCTGTCGGCCTGGCTCGACGCGCACCCGTCGATCGTCTACCTGGCCTTCGGCACGATCACGCGGTTCACACCCGACGAGGTCCACGCGATGGTGGAGGTGGCCCACCGGCTCGACGGCCGTCACCACCTGCTGTGGAGGTTGCCGCCGGAGCAGCGCGAGTGGCTGCCGGAGGAGCTGCCGCCGAACCTGCGCGTCGAGAGCTGGTTACCGTCGCAACTGGACGTGCTGGCCCACCCGAACGTGCGGCTCTTCTTCACCCATGCCGGGAGCAACGGATTCCACGAGGGTGTCTACTTCGGCAAGCCGCAGGTTGCCCGGCCGCTCTGGGTGGACTGTTACGACGAGGCGATCCGCGGCCAGGATCTCGGCATCAGCCTGACCCTGGACCACCCCGACCGGGTCGACCCGGACGACGTCGTCGACAAGCTCACGCGCGTCCTGGACGACCTCGGCTTCCGCGACCGGGCGCAGCGGCTCGGTGCGCGGCTGCACGCGGCCGGTGGCCGCGCCACGGCCGCCGACCTCCTCCAGGCCCTGCCGCAACTGTCCACCCGCTGA